In Acetomicrobium sp. S15 = DSM 107314, a single genomic region encodes these proteins:
- a CDS encoding oxidoreductase, whose product MAVREPFNFKSLEELKAKASLLGAEVHFSDDLSSLAQPLHLKGRNVHNRLAVLPMEGRDATADGKPTALTFRRYERYARGGAGLIWLEAVAIHPMSKSTDRQLCLTSENRGDLARLLNAMRNAAADELGHVPLCILQLHDAGRYRKAKGTKPALVVGNPYLDPRVGIPPGIPPDAPLLSDEEIEAMEGLYADAASLAQEAGFDGVDIKSCHRYLVSDMLSAFLRKGPYGGSFEGRTRFLLDVVKKIRIAAGDDFLLAVRLNLYDGIPYPHGWGVDKENPRVPDLTEPLELVRRLKGAGVDLICASSGTPYYNPHVGRPYERPPAGALPTDEHPLEGVSRAFGLVERLQTHLPDLPVVGFAYTWLRNYAPFAAASNISRGAVSLAGFGRMAFAYPDFARDILEKGHLDEKKVCVCCSLCSEAMAQGRNTGCFVRDKNVYTIYR is encoded by the coding sequence ATGGCCGTCCGTGAACCCTTTAACTTCAAGTCGTTGGAGGAGTTAAAAGCGAAGGCGTCGCTTTTGGGCGCGGAGGTGCATTTCAGCGACGACCTATCAAGCTTGGCACAGCCGTTGCACTTGAAGGGGCGCAATGTCCACAACAGGCTCGCCGTTTTACCCATGGAGGGGCGCGACGCCACCGCTGACGGTAAACCCACGGCGCTCACCTTCAGACGATACGAGCGATATGCCCGTGGCGGAGCAGGTCTTATATGGCTTGAAGCCGTTGCTATACATCCAATGAGCAAAAGCACAGATCGTCAGCTTTGTCTGACCTCCGAAAACCGAGGGGATTTAGCTCGCCTGTTGAACGCAATGCGAAACGCCGCTGCCGACGAGTTGGGGCACGTTCCCCTGTGCATCCTCCAGCTTCACGATGCCGGCCGGTACAGAAAGGCTAAGGGCACAAAGCCTGCGCTGGTCGTCGGCAATCCGTATCTGGATCCGAGGGTTGGCATACCTCCTGGCATACCTCCCGATGCCCCGCTCCTTTCCGATGAGGAAATAGAGGCCATGGAGGGGTTATACGCCGATGCCGCCTCTTTGGCACAAGAGGCCGGTTTCGACGGCGTCGACATAAAAAGCTGCCATCGCTATTTGGTCTCTGACATGCTTTCCGCCTTTCTGCGAAAGGGGCCTTACGGCGGGTCCTTTGAAGGGCGCACGCGCTTTCTCCTCGACGTCGTTAAGAAAATTAGAATCGCAGCGGGCGATGACTTTTTGCTGGCCGTGCGCCTCAACCTCTATGACGGCATTCCGTATCCTCATGGTTGGGGCGTAGACAAAGAAAACCCTCGCGTCCCCGATTTAACCGAGCCCTTGGAGCTCGTGCGCCGCTTGAAGGGCGCTGGAGTAGATTTGATCTGTGCTTCCAGCGGAACACCCTATTACAATCCCCACGTCGGGCGCCCTTACGAGCGCCCGCCTGCAGGAGCGCTTCCAACGGATGAGCATCCGTTGGAAGGCGTATCGCGCGCTTTTGGCTTGGTCGAACGCCTACAGACACATCTTCCCGATCTTCCGGTCGTTGGATTTGCCTACACGTGGCTCAGGAACTATGCTCCCTTTGCGGCCGCATCGAACATCTCGAGGGGAGCGGTTTCGTTGGCTGGCTTTGGCCGCATGGCCTTCGCATATCCCGATTTCGCCCGAGATATCTTAGAAAAGGGACATCTTGACGAGAAAAAGGTCTGCGTCTGTTGCAGCCTTTGCAGCGAGGCCATGGCCCAGGGCAGGAACACCGGCTGCTTTGTGAGGGACAAAAATGTATACACAATATATCGCTAA
- a CDS encoding TRAP transporter small permease: MLIFLTFFQVIMRYCFNSPISWLEEFLGVLMIFFALIGAAWGVRFSIHISLELFARWVFGENSSFPSFLECLSYFVLGFFLFNYGLDILRLTKFQILPATGLKVSHVYFALPFSGLIMVFFAGERLLNLITERRAAQRNQ, from the coding sequence ATGTTGATTTTTTTGACCTTCTTCCAAGTAATAATGCGGTATTGTTTTAATTCTCCTATCTCGTGGCTTGAGGAGTTTTTGGGTGTGCTCATGATCTTTTTTGCCTTGATAGGAGCGGCTTGGGGCGTGCGTTTTTCTATTCACATATCCCTCGAACTCTTCGCACGCTGGGTCTTTGGAGAAAATTCCTCATTCCCCTCATTTTTAGAATGTTTATCTTATTTTGTTTTAGGTTTCTTCCTGTTTAATTATGGCCTTGACATTTTAAGGCTCACAAAATTTCAAATTCTCCCTGCTACAGGCCTCAAGGTCTCTCATGTATATTTCGCCCTCCCTTTTAGTGGCTTAATAATGGTCTTTTTTGCGGGGGAGAGGCTTCTAAATCTTATTACAGAAAGGAGGGCAGCGCAGAGAAACCAATAG
- a CDS encoding TRAP transporter substrate-binding protein, with amino-acid sequence MKKRMVAVMLLVAFVTLGVQMASAMEKKGESIILKAACDHAKGYSTVEGLELMSKLAKEWTKGRIIIEVYPSAVLGSEKETIEQTQMGIIDINRVSISPVTAVYPKISVFSLPYIFKNRDHMWKVLESDLGQQMLLDLQDVGFLGIGYMDAGARSFYSVKKAIYSPSDIKGLKVRVQRSPVMIDMINALGGKAVPMAFEEVYTALQTGVIDAAENNPPSYLETSHYEVAKYYSLDEHAMVPEVVLMSKRTWDQLSDTDRQIIRMVAIAGQELQRKLWLKDEDIALSKVKAAGCTIIEPEKGPFIEAMKPIYDKYGAQYEELIKQIQDMAK; translated from the coding sequence ATGAAAAAGCGTATGGTGGCAGTGATGTTGCTTGTAGCGTTTGTGACGCTCGGCGTTCAGATGGCCTCTGCAATGGAAAAGAAAGGAGAATCCATAATTCTTAAAGCCGCCTGCGACCACGCTAAGGGCTATTCCACAGTTGAAGGGCTTGAACTCATGTCGAAGTTGGCGAAAGAGTGGACCAAAGGACGCATAATTATCGAAGTATATCCAAGCGCAGTTTTAGGCTCCGAAAAGGAGACTATTGAGCAAACACAGATGGGGATTATAGATATCAATCGCGTTTCTATATCTCCAGTTACGGCGGTCTACCCTAAAATATCAGTTTTCTCCCTTCCTTATATCTTCAAAAATAGAGATCATATGTGGAAAGTTTTAGAGAGTGACCTGGGCCAACAGATGCTTTTAGATTTGCAAGACGTTGGCTTTTTGGGCATAGGCTACATGGACGCAGGAGCCCGCAGTTTTTACAGCGTGAAGAAGGCTATTTATTCGCCGAGCGATATTAAAGGACTAAAGGTGAGAGTGCAACGAAGCCCGGTAATGATTGACATGATAAACGCCCTCGGTGGCAAGGCTGTGCCCATGGCATTTGAAGAGGTATATACTGCACTGCAGACAGGCGTCATCGACGCCGCTGAAAATAACCCTCCTAGTTACTTAGAGACCAGCCATTACGAAGTGGCTAAGTATTACTCTTTAGACGAGCACGCCATGGTACCCGAGGTTGTTTTGATGAGCAAAAGAACCTGGGACCAGCTCTCTGACACGGACAGACAAATTATACGCATGGTGGCGATAGCGGGGCAGGAGCTTCAGAGGAAGCTGTGGCTTAAGGACGAAGATATAGCGCTATCAAAAGTAAAGGCTGCTGGCTGCACGATAATCGAGCCCGAAAAGGGCCCCTTTATTGAGGCCATGAAGCCTATTTACGACAAGTATGGAGCTCAGTATGAGGAGTTAATAAAGCAAATTCAAGATATGGCTAAATAA
- a CDS encoding TRAP transporter large permease, whose amino-acid sequence MSAVALLVLSFFALMFFNVPISVSLVLSSFFTTFYLGLPPMVMVQRMADPLDNISLMAIPFFIMAGQIMTESGIAKKLVDFSNIFVGHVRGGLSFANIVASMFFGGMSGSSVADTASIGSVLIPEMVRHGYDRDYSIAVTVTSSTEGLVIPPSHNAIIYAYAAGGLSIARLFLAGAIPGILIGLCLMVPAYVIAVKEGYPTVPRIKGKEALKIVLDSSWGLFTIAIILGGVLSGVFTATESSVVAVIYALLIATFVYKGLSRDGFFRVLRESLTTAAAVLFLISSATAFAWLLAYLKVPDAVAAAILRVSHNKYAVLLLINVVLLFLGMIMDMAPLILITTPIFLPVVKQVGVDPIHFGVIMMMNLGIGLCTPPVGNALFVGCVVGKRKIEQVTKAMFPFYVAMVGALLLVTYVPSIAMWLPSLLR is encoded by the coding sequence ATGAGTGCCGTAGCGTTACTCGTCTTGAGTTTTTTCGCATTAATGTTTTTTAATGTTCCCATATCCGTCTCTCTTGTCCTCTCCTCCTTCTTCACTACCTTTTATTTAGGGCTTCCTCCCATGGTGATGGTGCAGAGGATGGCGGACCCTTTAGATAATATCTCCTTGATGGCCATTCCTTTTTTTATCATGGCGGGGCAGATAATGACCGAGTCGGGCATAGCGAAGAAGTTAGTGGATTTTTCCAATATTTTTGTGGGACATGTGCGAGGAGGGCTTTCCTTCGCCAATATAGTGGCATCTATGTTTTTTGGCGGCATGTCCGGTTCGTCCGTGGCTGATACGGCCTCCATAGGCTCGGTGCTTATCCCGGAGATGGTTAGGCACGGCTACGACCGTGACTATTCCATAGCCGTAACGGTCACCTCATCCACTGAAGGGTTGGTAATACCTCCCAGCCACAACGCAATAATATACGCGTATGCCGCAGGTGGCCTTTCCATAGCCAGGCTTTTTCTTGCTGGTGCAATCCCTGGAATTTTGATAGGGTTGTGCCTCATGGTGCCAGCCTATGTCATCGCGGTAAAGGAAGGTTATCCTACCGTGCCACGCATAAAAGGAAAAGAAGCGCTTAAAATAGTTCTCGATTCGTCATGGGGACTTTTTACCATCGCTATCATCTTAGGGGGTGTCCTAAGCGGAGTTTTTACGGCAACCGAGTCCTCGGTGGTGGCCGTAATTTACGCCCTTCTTATAGCCACCTTCGTTTACAAAGGACTCTCGCGTGACGGATTTTTCCGTGTGCTCAGAGAGAGCCTCACGACAGCTGCAGCGGTGCTGTTTTTGATATCGTCAGCCACAGCGTTTGCCTGGCTTTTGGCCTATCTTAAAGTGCCCGATGCAGTGGCTGCGGCTATCCTTAGAGTTTCTCACAATAAATACGCAGTGCTTTTGCTCATCAATGTCGTTTTGCTTTTTTTGGGGATGATTATGGATATGGCTCCTTTAATTCTTATAACTACGCCAATCTTTTTGCCTGTGGTGAAGCAAGTGGGCGTGGATCCGATTCATTTCGGCGTCATAATGATGATGAACTTAGGAATAGGGCTGTGTACACCTCCTGTGGGAAATGCACTTTTTGTAGGGTGCGTTGTGGGTAAGCGCAAGATTGAACAAGTGACAAAGGCCATGTTTCCATTTTACGTAGCCATGGTAGGGGCCCTTTTACTCGTAACTTATGTGCCATCAATAGCGATGTGGCTTCCCTCTCTCCTTCGTTGA
- a CDS encoding Nramp family divalent metal transporter — protein MQGSAEDLYVFRESEVKEPPEGILGALKYLGPGLILTASIVGSGELIATTTLGATAGFVTLWVIIVSCLVKVTLQLEFGKHAINTGESTMLAMNKLPGPRIGKANWTVWFWIIVMSLKMMQLGGIVGGTALALNIAFPGISPPIWTWVTAFSVALLIWQGSYKFIERACVFMIVCFVFFTIACALFLQTTPYRISWADIAEGLQFKLPAFAVGVAIAAFGITGVGGDEIMQYPYWCLEKGYARFTGPKKDTEDWVRRARGWIKVMYVDALFSMVIYTIATIAFYMLGAAVLHGRGTIPQGYDAMRTLATMYTESVGPWAMWVYLIGAIVVLYSTAFSALGAWSRQYTDAFSRIGLLNFSDAKQRQRWIGALAWIIAIIWALLFLAFKAPVFMVILGGIGTSLMLLIVVYAALFFRYTRLDERLRPSRFYDVALWVSAIAIAVLGIRGIIAVI, from the coding sequence ATGCAGGGATCGGCAGAAGATCTTTACGTGTTCCGTGAGAGCGAAGTTAAAGAGCCTCCGGAAGGTATTCTGGGTGCCCTAAAGTATTTGGGCCCAGGTCTTATTTTGACCGCTTCAATTGTCGGATCGGGAGAGCTTATAGCTACAACTACCTTAGGCGCCACTGCCGGATTTGTGACGCTGTGGGTCATTATCGTAAGCTGTTTGGTGAAGGTGACGCTACAACTGGAATTCGGTAAACATGCAATCAATACTGGCGAGTCTACCATGTTGGCTATGAACAAGCTGCCCGGCCCAAGGATAGGTAAGGCCAACTGGACGGTTTGGTTTTGGATCATCGTTATGTCTCTCAAGATGATGCAGTTGGGTGGGATTGTCGGTGGGACGGCCTTGGCATTGAATATCGCCTTTCCCGGCATATCTCCGCCCATTTGGACCTGGGTTACGGCCTTTTCTGTCGCATTGCTTATCTGGCAAGGGAGTTACAAATTCATCGAACGCGCCTGCGTGTTTATGATCGTCTGCTTCGTCTTCTTCACCATCGCTTGTGCGCTTTTCTTGCAGACTACTCCGTATCGTATAAGCTGGGCAGACATCGCAGAAGGGTTACAGTTTAAGCTGCCGGCTTTTGCAGTAGGAGTGGCTATTGCTGCCTTCGGTATCACCGGTGTCGGCGGAGACGAGATCATGCAGTATCCTTACTGGTGCTTGGAGAAAGGCTACGCTCGCTTCACTGGACCCAAGAAAGACACCGAAGACTGGGTCAGGAGGGCCCGTGGCTGGATTAAAGTTATGTACGTAGACGCTCTCTTCTCCATGGTGATATACACTATAGCCACCATCGCTTTCTATATGTTGGGGGCAGCTGTCCTGCACGGAAGAGGAACAATTCCGCAGGGTTACGATGCTATGCGCACCTTGGCTACAATGTATACCGAATCGGTAGGTCCCTGGGCCATGTGGGTATACCTTATCGGAGCCATCGTAGTGCTTTACTCAACCGCGTTCTCAGCTTTGGGAGCTTGGTCGCGGCAATACACCGATGCCTTTAGTCGAATCGGTTTGTTAAACTTTTCTGATGCAAAGCAACGGCAGCGGTGGATTGGCGCCTTAGCTTGGATCATTGCTATTATCTGGGCTCTGCTATTCTTGGCTTTTAAAGCTCCTGTTTTCATGGTGATTTTGGGCGGCATCGGCACTTCTCTCATGCTCCTCATCGTGGTGTATGCTGCGCTGTTTTTCCGCTATACGAGATTGGATGAGAGACTGCGCCCAAGTCGGTTTTACGACGTAGCCCTCTGGGTTAGCGCCATTGCTATCGCCGTTTTAGGTATCCGAGGTATCATAGCTGTCATCTGA
- a CDS encoding dicarboxylate/amino acid:cation symporter — translation MNGEEEKKGFMDWYFKSNLLMRILIGLVLGAIIGLLAGPYILWVQPFGDLFVRLLKMIVVPVIFFSLIVGTASISPKRLGRVGVKIILYYLLTTVFAVAIGLIFTNLLKPGTGLELAAGEAAGKELIRPSIVNTLLAIVPTNPVEALAKGDVLPIIFFAIFFGIGLAVLRESEKEEIKSAANVVFAFSNGAVEVMYRVVGWVLQYAPIGVFALIAVVFAKQGPKVVGPLALATLTVYLALAVHVLLVYGSILRVFGLRLGKFLKMAKEAMITAFVTRSSSGTLPVTMKNAEDMGVPRGIYSFTLPLGATINMDGTCIYQGVCALFVAFAIGRQLAFSEQMIVILTATLASIGTAGVPGAGAIMLLLVLDSVGLPVEPGSAVAAAYAMILGVDAIFDMGRTCINVTGDMVGTAIVAKSEGELDITKWEA, via the coding sequence GTGAATGGAGAGGAAGAGAAAAAGGGGTTTATGGATTGGTATTTTAAGTCGAATCTCCTGATGCGCATCCTCATCGGCCTAGTCCTTGGGGCTATTATAGGGCTATTGGCGGGGCCGTATATTTTGTGGGTGCAACCCTTTGGCGATCTCTTTGTGCGACTGCTGAAGATGATCGTTGTGCCGGTGATTTTTTTCAGCCTCATAGTCGGGACAGCCAGTATCTCTCCCAAAAGGTTGGGAAGAGTGGGGGTAAAGATCATCCTTTACTATTTACTTACCACGGTATTTGCGGTGGCGATAGGGTTGATCTTTACCAACCTCCTTAAACCAGGCACAGGCCTTGAGCTTGCTGCAGGCGAAGCTGCGGGAAAGGAGTTGATACGCCCTTCCATAGTTAACACGCTTCTTGCCATCGTACCTACCAATCCCGTAGAGGCGTTAGCCAAAGGGGACGTGCTGCCCATCATCTTTTTTGCTATTTTCTTCGGCATAGGGCTTGCCGTTTTGAGGGAGAGCGAAAAAGAGGAGATAAAATCTGCGGCGAACGTAGTGTTTGCTTTCTCTAACGGTGCAGTTGAGGTTATGTATAGAGTTGTGGGTTGGGTTTTGCAATACGCACCCATAGGAGTGTTCGCCCTTATAGCCGTGGTTTTCGCCAAACAAGGCCCCAAAGTGGTGGGTCCCTTAGCCTTGGCGACGCTTACAGTTTATCTCGCCTTGGCCGTTCACGTGCTCTTGGTCTATGGTTCCATCCTCAGGGTTTTTGGCTTAAGGCTCGGCAAATTTCTAAAGATGGCGAAGGAGGCAATGATAACTGCCTTTGTTACGCGGAGCAGCAGCGGAACGCTGCCGGTAACGATGAAAAACGCTGAGGATATGGGAGTCCCTCGAGGAATATATTCTTTTACCCTTCCCTTGGGGGCGACGATAAACATGGATGGCACATGCATTTATCAAGGAGTGTGCGCGCTCTTTGTGGCCTTCGCCATAGGGCGGCAGTTGGCGTTTTCTGAGCAGATGATCGTAATCCTCACGGCCACTCTCGCTTCTATAGGCACTGCAGGCGTTCCTGGAGCTGGAGCCATCATGCTCCTTTTGGTCCTCGATTCTGTAGGCCTTCCGGTAGAGCCGGGCTCTGCGGTGGCAGCCGCCTATGCAATGATTTTGGGCGTGGATGCCATATTTGATATGGGGAGGACTTGCATCAACGTGACGGGTGATATGGTTGGCACCGCTATAGTAGCTAAGAGCGAGGGAGAGCTCGATATCACCAAGTGGGAGGCTTAG
- the xth gene encoding exodeoxyribonuclease III codes for MPFSVATFNANSVRSRLHIIERWLKDNHVDILCLQETKVSDDDFPREAFEGWGYRVVYKGDKGYSGVATASLISPDEVWIGFDDGEEPNDGARLLRARFGALHVVNTYVPQGKAIDHPDYAYKFRFFRRLRSLFERNYTADDLVLWVGDMNIAPTEIDVTHPEAKKNHVCFHEDIRKLFEEVKSWGFVDLFRKHHPGEVEFSFWDYRVKNAFERNIGWRVDHILATRSLAARSIDCFIDRRPRSWDRPSDHTFMVALFEL; via the coding sequence ATGCCTTTTTCTGTGGCTACGTTTAATGCCAATTCTGTGCGCAGCAGGCTTCACATAATAGAGCGATGGCTCAAGGATAACCATGTCGATATACTATGCCTTCAAGAGACAAAGGTTTCCGACGATGATTTTCCCAGGGAGGCATTTGAGGGATGGGGATACCGTGTGGTCTATAAGGGAGATAAGGGATACAGCGGCGTAGCAACGGCGTCGCTTATCTCCCCCGACGAAGTGTGGATTGGCTTCGACGATGGAGAAGAGCCCAACGACGGGGCGCGCCTCCTAAGGGCACGGTTTGGCGCTCTACACGTAGTCAACACATATGTTCCTCAAGGAAAAGCGATAGATCACCCGGATTACGCTTATAAATTCCGCTTCTTCAGGCGCCTCAGATCGCTCTTTGAGCGCAACTACACTGCAGATGATTTGGTTTTGTGGGTGGGAGACATGAATATCGCCCCTACCGAGATTGACGTAACTCACCCCGAAGCCAAGAAAAACCACGTATGCTTCCACGAGGACATACGAAAGCTCTTCGAAGAAGTGAAATCCTGGGGCTTTGTAGATCTCTTCCGCAAACATCACCCCGGCGAGGTAGAGTTCTCCTTTTGGGATTATCGAGTTAAAAACGCCTTTGAGCGCAACATAGGATGGCGCGTGGACCATATATTGGCAACACGCTCCTTGGCTGCGCGCTCCATCGATTGTTTTATAGATCGCAGGCCTCGTTCTTGGGACAGGCCTTCCGATCACACCTTCATGGTGGCGCTTTTCGAGTTATGA
- a CDS encoding transglycosylase SLT domain-containing protein, with protein sequence MSKRKLFLLAFAFSVCASTMMWGYPGSVEAKDGAMKSGQGIVILDPAIKEALKATGASYEELLQWSSNSSSVLRFLHGMKPRGQKELALLARYIKEQNSRLSAETAWREAAAFVHYCNKYDVPVDLAVAVANAESHFNPKAKSRQGALGVMQVMWRFHRDLMQANGILSPQELCDPEKGIAAGCLLLSRHLREKGSVEGALASYLGMASGAYQRRVSRNMSKLANYRKTKS encoded by the coding sequence ATGAGCAAAAGAAAGCTTTTCCTTCTTGCCTTTGCTTTCAGCGTGTGTGCGTCGACAATGATGTGGGGTTATCCTGGATCTGTAGAAGCCAAAGATGGTGCGATGAAGAGCGGTCAAGGAATAGTCATATTAGACCCAGCTATTAAAGAGGCTTTAAAGGCTACGGGTGCCTCCTATGAAGAACTCCTCCAATGGAGCAGCAATTCGTCTTCGGTTCTTCGCTTTCTCCACGGAATGAAGCCTCGGGGACAAAAAGAGCTCGCCCTACTGGCCCGATATATAAAGGAGCAAAACAGTAGACTGAGCGCCGAAACTGCCTGGAGAGAAGCTGCTGCCTTCGTCCACTACTGCAACAAATATGATGTGCCTGTAGACTTGGCAGTGGCTGTGGCGAATGCAGAAAGCCACTTCAACCCCAAAGCCAAAAGTAGGCAAGGAGCACTTGGGGTAATGCAGGTGATGTGGCGTTTCCATCGCGATCTGATGCAAGCCAACGGCATACTCTCACCTCAGGAGCTCTGCGACCCCGAGAAAGGGATCGCCGCAGGGTGCCTGTTGCTCTCCCGTCACCTGAGAGAAAAAGGTTCCGTCGAAGGAGCGTTGGCCTCTTACCTCGGCATGGCCTCGGGGGCCTACCAGAGGCGCGTTTCACGGAACATGTCAAAGCTTGCTAACTACAGAAAGACTAAATCATAA
- a CDS encoding ATP-binding protein, which yields MKTLKGKLSLLVAAATVCALALSWLLIEGILHGSSFGWRAQVFLAITITAAITLFLELWVVRNIVHPLTELTEAAESVERGEATSIPLVGSLEIRRLSAKMKGWLERLQSALSTLQMERDDLASILETLPIGVMVTDEHGRLRYANSALEKFLNLPREWANKPITGLLNRSELLELADVVHSGTTPEPIIFKALTEPERYLRAQARPLRQGILVTLEDLTEQYQLEEARRNFVADASHELQTPLTAIRAAAELLIENPDIEEPQKEKILRRIVEQQERISALVDDLLLLSRLESRPPLEETSEIDLAYTVAFLAKEYASHPLASRIKIECSLPPSAPLKGHYEELRRAIGNLLDNAVKYVHQRFGNSSGGRVSIALSDEGNNWALRVRDNGVGIPPEVADKIFERFQRGEASRSRFGKGGYGLGLSIAKRIIEAHNGDIFLEPTKEGAAFVIRLPKSQRNAEIAT from the coding sequence GTGAAAACGCTTAAGGGAAAACTTTCCCTCTTAGTCGCTGCGGCTACCGTGTGCGCCCTCGCATTGAGCTGGCTGCTCATAGAGGGCATCCTGCACGGAAGTTCATTTGGGTGGAGAGCGCAAGTTTTTCTGGCGATAACGATCACGGCGGCGATAACTTTATTTTTAGAGTTGTGGGTGGTCCGCAATATAGTGCATCCATTGACGGAGCTGACCGAGGCCGCAGAGAGCGTGGAGCGCGGGGAAGCCACATCTATTCCCCTCGTCGGAAGTCTCGAGATAAGAAGGCTCTCGGCAAAGATGAAGGGATGGCTTGAACGATTGCAAAGTGCCTTATCCACCCTTCAGATGGAACGTGATGACTTAGCTTCTATATTGGAGACGCTACCCATAGGCGTGATGGTCACAGACGAGCACGGTCGCCTGCGCTATGCGAACAGCGCTCTTGAAAAGTTTTTGAACTTGCCCCGCGAATGGGCCAATAAGCCGATAACTGGCCTGTTGAACCGTTCCGAACTGCTGGAATTGGCCGATGTAGTCCATTCTGGCACAACACCCGAGCCCATCATTTTTAAGGCACTAACCGAGCCGGAGCGCTACTTGAGGGCCCAGGCCAGGCCACTTCGTCAAGGCATCCTCGTCACGCTGGAAGACCTCACAGAACAATATCAACTTGAAGAGGCGCGGCGCAATTTCGTGGCCGACGCGAGCCATGAACTGCAGACACCCCTCACAGCCATCAGGGCAGCGGCGGAGTTGCTGATAGAAAACCCGGACATAGAAGAGCCACAAAAGGAAAAAATTCTGAGGCGCATCGTAGAGCAGCAAGAGCGCATAAGTGCCCTCGTAGATGACCTCCTTCTCCTGTCACGGTTGGAGTCTCGCCCACCGTTGGAGGAGACGAGTGAAATAGACCTCGCTTACACCGTAGCATTCCTCGCAAAGGAGTATGCCTCACATCCGCTGGCTTCCCGCATAAAGATCGAATGCTCTCTGCCCCCCTCGGCACCGCTAAAAGGGCATTATGAGGAGTTGAGGCGGGCCATAGGGAACCTGTTGGACAACGCGGTCAAATACGTCCATCAGCGCTTCGGCAATTCGAGCGGCGGGAGGGTTTCGATTGCGCTTTCTGACGAAGGAAACAACTGGGCCCTTCGCGTCCGGGACAACGGCGTCGGAATCCCTCCAGAGGTAGCCGATAAAATCTTCGAGCGCTTTCAGAGGGGGGAGGCCTCTCGATCTCGCTTCGGCAAAGGGGGATACGGCCTGGGGCTTTCCATAGCAAAGAGAATCATAGAAGCCCACAATGGCGATATCTTCCTTGAGCCGACGAAAGAAGGAGCTGCGTTCGTAATACGCCTACCGAAATCACAGCGCAATGCTGAGATTGCAACATAA
- a CDS encoding response regulator codes for MPGERILIIEDEEAIAELIAESLKRQGYQVLIAYDGDQGLDLAFETLPDLLILDLMLPKLDGWEICRRLKAERNTRDILILMLTARRDERDVIEGLELGADDYVSKPFSLSELSARIKALLRRSRRRGVLGAVLDIGPLKIDMEAQEATLNGNALDLSPTEYKLLEVLARNEGRTLSRDELLAKVWGTTLGDSRTVDVHIWRLRHKLADDGDVERFIQTVRGRGYRLRFERKERENA; via the coding sequence GTGCCCGGAGAGCGCATTCTTATCATCGAAGACGAGGAGGCCATAGCCGAGCTGATCGCAGAATCCTTGAAGCGACAAGGATATCAAGTTCTCATAGCCTATGACGGCGATCAAGGCTTGGATTTGGCTTTCGAGACGCTCCCCGATCTCTTGATCTTGGATCTTATGTTGCCCAAGCTCGACGGTTGGGAGATATGCCGCAGACTTAAAGCAGAAAGGAACACCAGGGATATCCTAATCCTCATGCTCACAGCCAGGCGAGACGAGCGCGATGTAATTGAAGGGCTCGAACTGGGGGCCGATGACTACGTAAGTAAGCCCTTTTCTCTATCCGAACTCTCAGCTCGGATCAAGGCTTTATTGCGCAGATCCCGTCGACGGGGTGTCCTCGGCGCCGTTTTGGATATAGGCCCACTTAAGATTGACATGGAAGCGCAAGAGGCCACGCTCAACGGTAATGCCTTGGATCTGTCCCCTACGGAATACAAGCTGCTTGAGGTTTTGGCCCGCAATGAGGGAAGAACCCTCTCCAGGGACGAGCTGTTGGCGAAAGTATGGGGTACGACGCTCGGCGACTCCAGGACTGTGGACGTGCACATCTGGAGGCTGCGCCACAAATTGGCTGACGACGGCGATGTGGAGCGTTTCATCCAGACCGTCCGCGGCAGGGGATATAGACTCCGTTTCGAGAGGAAAGAGCGTGAAAACGCTTAA